In Paracoccus aerodenitrificans, the following are encoded in one genomic region:
- a CDS encoding carbohydrate ABC transporter permease, with product MARSDRAPQDLRTVLQNWLPKIVLSPSLAAMLIFVYGFIAYTIYLSFTGSKMLPSYDLVGFENYARLFGLSAWTTALINLAIFATLYIVICIVIGLVLAIFLDQKIRGEGMLRPIYLYPMALSFIVTGTAWKWLLDPGIGLENTMHLWGWESFEFGWIKDRDMAIYTLVIAAVWQSSGFVMAMFLAGLRGIDNEMLKAAQIDGASNWNLYRRIVIPLLRPAFLSAFVILAHLAIKSYDLVIALTGGGPGRATELPATFMYSYTFTRNQMGVGAASAVIMLMGIAAIMVPYVYAELKEQK from the coding sequence ATGGCCCGGTCCGACCGCGCGCCACAGGATCTGCGCACCGTTCTGCAGAACTGGCTGCCGAAGATTGTCCTGTCGCCATCGCTCGCAGCGATGCTGATTTTCGTCTATGGATTCATTGCCTATACGATCTATCTGTCCTTCACCGGCAGCAAGATGCTGCCCAGCTATGATCTGGTCGGGTTCGAAAACTACGCCCGGCTGTTCGGCCTGTCCGCCTGGACGACGGCGCTGATCAATCTGGCGATCTTTGCGACGCTGTATATCGTCATCTGCATCGTGATCGGGCTGGTTCTGGCGATCTTTCTCGACCAGAAGATCCGGGGCGAGGGGATGCTGCGCCCGATCTATCTCTACCCGATGGCGCTGAGCTTCATCGTGACCGGGACGGCGTGGAAATGGCTGCTGGATCCGGGGATCGGGCTGGAAAACACAATGCATCTCTGGGGCTGGGAAAGCTTCGAGTTCGGCTGGATCAAGGATCGTGACATGGCGATCTATACGCTGGTCATCGCGGCGGTCTGGCAAAGCTCGGGTTTCGTCATGGCGATGTTCCTCGCCGGGCTGCGCGGCATCGACAATGAGATGCTGAAAGCCGCCCAGATCGACGGGGCCTCGAACTGGAACCTTTACCGGCGCATCGTGATCCCGCTGCTGCGGCCCGCTTTTCTGTCGGCCTTTGTGATCCTCGCGCATCTGGCGATCAAATCCTATGACCTTGTGATTGCCCTGACCGGAGGCGGTCCGGGCCGCGCGACCGAGCTGCCCGCGACTTTCATGTACAGCTACACCTTCACCCGCAACCAGATGGGCGTCGGTGCTGCTTCGGCGGTGATCATGCTGATGGGGATCGCGGCGATCATGGTGCCTTACGTCTATGCCGAACTGAAGGAGCAGAAGTGA
- a CDS encoding Gfo/Idh/MocA family protein, which translates to MKWGLIGASSIAENRMIGAFRESGDEIIAVQSSNAGHAAEFAARNDIAQSVTDLQQLLEQPGLEAVYISSTNEKHFDQAMAAIAAGKHVLCEKPLAMTISDAVGMVRAAEKAGTVFATNHHLRNAASHRAIRDLIRQGAIGEVLSARVFHAVNLPEALQGWRIDSKGAGGGVILDIVVHDADTIRFHLGEGPEEVTAMTSTGRLGKGVEDGVMSVWTMPSGILVQTHESFTHAHAGTGIEFHGTDGSIFARGVMTQNPNGEIILRRGGEATPVSFQPEDLYQRGVRAFGDAVQGKGRPAADGRDGVASLAVALAVSEAAETGQRTRVDYGGF; encoded by the coding sequence ATGAAATGGGGTCTGATCGGGGCGAGCTCTATCGCGGAAAACCGGATGATCGGGGCGTTTCGCGAAAGCGGGGATGAGATCATTGCCGTGCAAAGCTCGAATGCCGGACATGCCGCCGAGTTCGCCGCGCGGAATGACATCGCGCAGTCGGTGACGGATCTTCAGCAGCTTCTGGAACAGCCGGGGCTGGAAGCGGTGTATATCTCCTCGACGAACGAAAAGCATTTTGATCAGGCGATGGCGGCGATTGCAGCAGGCAAACATGTGCTGTGCGAAAAGCCACTGGCAATGACGATTTCCGATGCGGTCGGCATGGTCCGCGCCGCCGAAAAGGCGGGAACGGTCTTTGCCACGAATCATCACCTGCGCAATGCTGCCAGCCACCGGGCGATCAGGGATCTGATCCGTCAGGGCGCGATCGGAGAGGTGCTGAGTGCGCGGGTTTTCCATGCGGTAAACCTGCCCGAGGCGTTGCAGGGCTGGCGCATCGACAGCAAGGGGGCCGGGGGCGGTGTGATCCTGGATATCGTCGTGCACGATGCCGACACGATCCGCTTTCATCTGGGCGAGGGTCCTGAAGAGGTCACGGCAATGACCTCGACCGGACGGCTCGGGAAGGGTGTCGAGGATGGTGTCATGTCGGTCTGGACCATGCCATCGGGCATACTGGTCCAGACGCATGAAAGCTTTACCCACGCCCATGCCGGAACCGGGATCGAGTTTCATGGCACTGACGGGTCAATCTTCGCGCGTGGCGTCATGACGCAGAACCCGAACGGAGAGATCATCCTGCGCCGTGGCGGCGAGGCCACGCCGGTCAGTTTCCAGCCCGAGGATCTGTATCAGCGCGGCGTCCGCGCCTTTGGCGACGCGGTGCAGGGCAAGGGTCGTCCTGCGGCGGATGGGCGCGACGGGGTGGCGTCTCTGGCGGTGGCTCTGGCCGTGTCCGAGGCGGCAGAGACGGGTCAGCGTACCCGCGTGGATTACGGGGGATTCTGA
- a CDS encoding enoyl-CoA hydratase/isomerase family protein — MTASLDLKVEDGLATLSLNNPRRLNAFTPEMLDMLDRHCASLDTDPAVHCVILRGEGERAFCAGADIKAWSVLPPFDFARDWVRGGHRIFDRLARLSKPSIAVIHAHAFGGGLELAVCCDIRVMAPDATLALPEAQIGIVPGWSGTQRLARLIPVPVLKEMAIFGRRIDAQRALSLGLVAEISDDPLSAARSIAAKLQDASPRAAEVAKYMIHAATGEDRDAMIEALGSGMIAASDDKAEGVAAFAEKRKPAFPGT; from the coding sequence ATGACCGCTTCCCTTGATCTGAAGGTCGAAGACGGGCTGGCCACGCTCAGCCTGAATAACCCCCGCCGGCTGAACGCCTTTACCCCGGAAATGCTGGACATGCTGGACCGGCATTGCGCCTCGCTCGATACCGATCCGGCGGTGCATTGCGTGATTCTGCGCGGAGAGGGCGAGCGTGCCTTCTGCGCCGGGGCCGATATCAAGGCATGGTCGGTGCTGCCGCCCTTCGATTTCGCCCGTGACTGGGTGCGCGGCGGGCATCGCATCTTCGACCGTCTGGCTCGGCTGTCGAAACCGAGCATCGCGGTGATCCATGCTCATGCCTTTGGCGGCGGTCTGGAACTGGCCGTGTGCTGCGATATCCGGGTCATGGCGCCGGATGCGACTTTGGCGCTGCCGGAGGCCCAGATCGGCATCGTGCCCGGCTGGTCCGGTACGCAGCGGCTTGCCCGGCTGATCCCGGTGCCGGTGCTGAAGGAGATGGCGATTTTCGGGCGGCGGATCGACGCGCAGCGGGCGCTGTCTCTTGGGCTGGTTGCCGAAATCTCGGACGATCCGCTGAGTGCAGCCCGTTCCATCGCGGCAAAGCTGCAGGATGCCTCTCCCCGCGCCGCCGAGGTTGCAAAATACATGATCCACGCCGCCACTGGAGAGGATCGCGACGCGATGATCGAGGCGCTTGGCAGCGGCATGATCGCTGCCTCCGACGACAAGGCCGAAGGCGTCGCCGCTTTCGCCGAGAAACGCAAACCCGCATTCCCGGGGACATGA
- a CDS encoding acyl CoA:acetate/3-ketoacid CoA transferase has translation MSKIVSPADAAARIADNAVISVSSSSALGCPDAVLAAIGTRFDAEGHPRDLTTLHPIAAGDMYGVKGVDHIAKDGLLSRILAGSYPSGPSSLPMPEIWRMVVENRVAAYNVPSGILFDMNRDAGARRPGVLTRVGLDTFVDPVREGCAMNDRAASEPIVFRQEFGGQTWLHFPNIIPDVAIIRATTADEHGNLTYEHEGAYLGGLEQAITVRNHGGLVIAQVKRVTARGSLRPHDVHVPGHLVDLIVIAEDQRQTTETDYDPAISGQIMRPWDSFSHAEHGVEKIIARRAAMELRHGQTANLGFGISAMVPRILLEAGHPDAVTWAIEQGAVGGMPLTGFAFGCASNADAYVPSPQQFTFFQGGGFDLSFLSFLEVDTEGNVNVSKLSKKPYLTAGCGGFVDITANAPEIVFSGFFEAGADLDLTAEGLHVRSPGKFTKMVESVEHVTFSGRRAVETGQKVLYVTERCVIRLTADGLIATEIMPGIQPQRDIAEASQGRVKIAENAVTMPKSLLAETAMELPL, from the coding sequence ATGTCAAAGATCGTTTCGCCTGCCGATGCTGCCGCCCGGATCGCGGATAATGCGGTGATCTCGGTGTCCTCCTCATCGGCTTTGGGCTGTCCGGATGCGGTTCTGGCCGCCATCGGTACGCGTTTCGATGCCGAGGGCCATCCGCGTGATCTGACCACGCTGCATCCGATTGCGGCGGGCGATATGTATGGGGTCAAGGGTGTCGATCATATCGCGAAGGACGGCTTGTTAAGCAGGATTCTGGCGGGGTCCTATCCGTCCGGGCCGTCCTCTTTGCCGATGCCTGAGATCTGGCGCATGGTCGTGGAAAACCGGGTGGCAGCCTATAATGTGCCCTCGGGGATCCTGTTCGACATGAACCGCGATGCGGGCGCACGGCGTCCGGGCGTTCTGACCCGGGTCGGGCTGGACACATTCGTCGATCCGGTCCGCGAGGGCTGCGCGATGAATGACCGCGCCGCCTCCGAACCCATCGTGTTCCGGCAGGAATTCGGCGGGCAGACATGGCTGCATTTTCCGAATATCATCCCTGACGTGGCGATCATCCGGGCGACCACGGCGGATGAACACGGCAATCTGACCTATGAACATGAGGGCGCCTATCTGGGCGGTCTGGAACAGGCGATCACGGTGCGCAATCATGGCGGTCTGGTGATCGCGCAGGTCAAAAGAGTCACCGCGCGGGGCTCTCTGAGGCCGCATGACGTGCATGTCCCCGGCCATCTGGTCGATTTGATCGTCATTGCCGAAGATCAGCGCCAGACCACGGAAACCGACTATGATCCCGCGATTTCCGGCCAGATCATGCGCCCGTGGGACAGTTTCTCGCATGCCGAGCATGGCGTCGAAAAGATCATCGCCCGCCGCGCCGCGATGGAGCTGAGGCATGGCCAGACCGCCAATCTCGGCTTCGGCATCAGCGCGATGGTGCCGCGCATCCTGCTGGAAGCGGGGCATCCCGATGCGGTGACATGGGCCATCGAACAGGGCGCGGTCGGAGGCATGCCGCTGACCGGCTTCGCCTTTGGCTGTGCATCGAATGCGGATGCCTATGTTCCCTCGCCCCAGCAATTCACCTTCTTTCAGGGCGGCGGGTTCGATCTGTCCTTCCTCTCTTTCCTTGAGGTTGATACCGAGGGGAATGTGAATGTCTCGAAACTTAGCAAGAAGCCTTATCTGACAGCGGGTTGCGGCGGGTTTGTCGATATCACCGCCAATGCGCCGGAGATCGTCTTTTCGGGCTTCTTCGAAGCGGGGGCCGATCTGGACCTGACTGCCGAGGGGCTGCATGTGCGCAGCCCCGGCAAATTCACCAAGATGGTCGAGTCGGTGGAACATGTCACCTTCTCGGGCCGCCGTGCTGTCGAGACGGGGCAAAAGGTGCTGTATGTGACCGAACGCTGCGTGATCCGGCTGACTGCTGACGGGCTGATCGCCACCGAGATCATGCCGGGGATACAGCCGCAGCGCGATATCGCCGAGGCCTCTCAGGGACGCGTGAAGATCGCCGAAAACGCGGTCACCATGCCGAAATCCCTGCTGGCGGAAACCGCGATGGAGCTGCCCTTATGA
- a CDS encoding ABC transporter ATP-binding protein yields the protein MPFLNIDNVTKSYGNVEVLHRVDIGVEEGEFLVLVGPSGCGKSTLLNMIAGLENITSGEISIKDRVVNDVHPSKRNIAMVFQSYALYPNMTVGGNITFGMEMHGIPKPEREKKLDEVAKLLQIDHLLDRKPGQLSGGQRQRVAMGRALTRDPDVFLFDEPLSNLDAKLRVDMRTEIKKLHQRLKSTIVYVTHDQIEALTLSTRIAVMNKGYVQQLGTPKEIYDQPANMFVAGFMGSPSMNLLPAVLREADGELAAELKDAQGQPVQLKLSQNGEAFRSFLGRDVVLGIRPEAITDADGVDRNARNTQGLRNMVSVTEPAGSDTFVETELSGKPCIARMRADVDVHAGQPFDFVVNLDKAVVFDPETENRIGG from the coding sequence ATGCCGTTTCTGAATATAGACAACGTCACAAAATCCTACGGCAATGTCGAAGTGCTGCACCGCGTCGATATCGGCGTCGAAGAGGGTGAGTTTCTGGTCCTTGTCGGGCCGTCCGGTTGCGGGAAATCCACCCTGCTGAACATGATCGCGGGGCTGGAGAACATCACCAGTGGCGAGATCTCGATCAAGGACCGGGTGGTGAATGACGTGCACCCCTCCAAGCGCAATATCGCGATGGTGTTTCAAAGCTACGCACTCTACCCGAACATGACCGTCGGCGGCAACATCACCTTCGGGATGGAGATGCACGGCATCCCCAAGCCCGAGCGTGAGAAGAAGCTGGATGAAGTCGCGAAGCTTCTGCAGATCGATCACCTGCTGGACCGCAAGCCCGGCCAGCTTTCGGGCGGTCAGCGGCAGCGTGTGGCGATGGGCCGGGCGCTGACCCGCGACCCGGATGTGTTCCTGTTCGATGAGCCGCTGTCCAACCTCGATGCAAAGCTGCGCGTCGATATGCGCACCGAGATCAAGAAGCTGCATCAGCGGCTGAAAAGCACCATCGTTTATGTGACCCATGACCAGATCGAGGCGCTGACCCTGTCCACCCGCATCGCGGTAATGAACAAGGGCTATGTCCAGCAGCTTGGCACGCCGAAGGAAATCTATGACCAGCCTGCGAATATGTTCGTGGCGGGTTTCATGGGCAGCCCTTCGATGAACCTTCTGCCTGCGGTTCTGCGTGAGGCCGATGGCGAGCTGGCGGCCGAGCTGAAGGATGCGCAGGGTCAGCCGGTGCAGTTGAAACTGTCTCAGAACGGCGAGGCGTTCCGCAGCTTCCTCGGGCGCGATGTGGTTCTGGGGATCCGGCCCGAAGCGATCACCGATGCGGATGGGGTGGACCGGAATGCGCGGAATACGCAGGGTCTGCGCAATATGGTCAGCGTGACGGAACCGGCGGGATCGGATACCTTCGTCGAGACGGAACTGTCCGGCAAGCCCTGCATCGCGCGAATGCGGGCGGATGTGGATGTCCATGCCGGGCAGCCTTTCGATTTCGTGGTGAATCTGGATAAGGCGGTTGTGTTCGATCCCGAAACGGAAAACCGGATCGGGGGCTAG
- a CDS encoding aldehyde dehydrogenase family protein produces MTELTVIPAANAELPEPRRNRHLINGEWQDSADGAQFERLSPSHLVKASLSARAGRTETDAAIAAARAAFDDGKWRGMPGKDRATLLNRVADLIDANRERIALIEVLESGKPIAQARGEIEGAADLWRFAASLARTVHGESHNNLGTEMLGVVLKEPIGVAAIITPWNFPFLIVSQKLPFALAAGCTAVVKPSEMTPSTTVILGELLIEAGVPAGVVNIVLGFGDPVGEMMSSDPRVDMVSFTGSTGVGKRIVAAASGTLKKVSLELGGKNPQVIFPDADLDAAADAIVFGVYFNMGECCNSGSRIIVHEDIARALLEKVNALSARVPFGDPLDERTQVGAIISDEHQRKIDAYVKQAEQAGARVEIGGASLGVPGLEGRFYQPTVISGVTPDMAIAREEVFGPVLSVLTFTEEAEAIRLANDAAYGLSAGVWSENIHTCLNFARNVQAGTVWTNTWMDGFAEMPFGGVKESGQGRELGRYGLEEYLEVKTIQLRVARGRSFWVRDR; encoded by the coding sequence ATGACCGAATTGACCGTAATTCCGGCAGCGAATGCCGAACTTCCCGAACCGCGCCGCAATCGCCATCTTATCAATGGCGAATGGCAGGACAGCGCCGATGGGGCGCAGTTTGAACGGCTCTCCCCCTCGCATCTGGTGAAGGCGAGCCTGTCGGCCAGGGCCGGACGGACCGAGACCGATGCCGCCATTGCCGCCGCACGCGCTGCATTCGATGACGGCAAATGGCGCGGCATGCCGGGCAAGGACCGCGCCACGCTGCTGAACCGCGTGGCGGACCTGATCGACGCCAATCGCGAGCGTATCGCGCTGATCGAGGTGCTGGAATCCGGCAAGCCCATCGCGCAGGCAAGGGGTGAGATCGAAGGCGCGGCCGATCTGTGGCGCTTCGCTGCCTCGCTGGCGCGGACCGTGCATGGCGAAAGCCATAACAACCTCGGCACCGAGATGCTTGGCGTGGTGCTGAAGGAACCGATCGGCGTTGCCGCGATCATCACGCCGTGGAATTTCCCGTTCCTGATCGTCAGCCAGAAACTGCCCTTCGCGCTTGCCGCGGGCTGCACGGCGGTTGTGAAACCCTCGGAAATGACGCCCTCGACAACGGTTATCCTCGGTGAGTTGCTGATCGAGGCCGGTGTGCCCGCAGGTGTGGTGAATATCGTCCTGGGCTTCGGCGATCCGGTCGGCGAGATGATGTCATCCGATCCGCGCGTGGATATGGTCAGCTTCACCGGCTCGACCGGAGTGGGCAAGCGGATCGTGGCGGCGGCCTCGGGGACGCTGAAAAAGGTCTCGCTGGAACTGGGCGGGAAAAACCCTCAGGTGATTTTCCCGGATGCCGATCTTGATGCGGCGGCGGATGCCATCGTCTTCGGGGTATATTTCAACATGGGTGAATGCTGTAACTCCGGCAGCAGGATCATTGTGCACGAAGATATTGCCCGCGCGTTGCTGGAAAAGGTGAATGCGCTTTCGGCGCGTGTCCCGTTCGGCGATCCGCTGGATGAGCGCACTCAGGTCGGTGCGATTATCTCGGATGAGCATCAGCGGAAAATCGACGCCTATGTGAAACAGGCCGAGCAGGCCGGAGCGCGGGTCGAGATCGGCGGCGCGTCTTTGGGCGTGCCCGGGCTGGAGGGGCGTTTCTATCAACCGACCGTGATTTCGGGGGTGACGCCTGACATGGCGATTGCCCGTGAAGAAGTGTTCGGTCCCGTCCTGTCGGTCCTCACCTTCACCGAAGAGGCAGAGGCGATCCGGCTGGCGAATGACGCAGCCTATGGCCTTTCCGCCGGGGTCTGGAGCGAAAATATCCATACCTGCCTGAATTTCGCCCGGAATGTTCAGGCAGGCACGGTCTGGACGAATACCTGGATGGACGGTTTCGCCGAAATGCCGTTTGGCGGGGTTAAGGAAAGCGGTCAGGGGCGCGAACTCGGGCGCTACGGGCTTGAAGAATATCTGGAAGTCAAAACTATCCAGTTGCGCGTTGCGCGTGGACGGTCATTCTGGGTGCGTGACAGGTAA
- a CDS encoding carbohydrate ABC transporter permease yields MSMGAQDQAIRTGRITRMFIYVVLIFFALFYLLPFFIMMINSVKPLEEITGGNMMALPSEYTFAPWVSAWGSAQIGVEATGLKPYFMNSILMVVPAVAISTVLGAMNGYILTKWQFRGSNILFGLMLFSCFIPFQIVLIPMARVMGTIGLAGTTSGLILVHVVYGIGFSTLYFRNYYAAFPTELVRAAMMDGAGFFRIFWRIMLPVSGPIAVVCIIWQFTNIWNDFLFGASFADLDSMPMTVALNNLVNSSTGVKAYNVDFAGAILAALPTLLVYIVAGRYFVRGLMAGSVKG; encoded by the coding sequence ATGTCGATGGGCGCTCAGGACCAGGCCATCCGCACCGGCCGCATCACACGCATGTTCATCTATGTCGTGCTGATCTTCTTCGCTTTGTTCTATCTGCTGCCGTTCTTCATCATGATGATCAACTCGGTCAAACCGCTGGAGGAGATTACCGGCGGCAACATGATGGCATTGCCAAGCGAATATACCTTCGCACCGTGGGTCTCCGCCTGGGGCAGCGCCCAGATCGGGGTCGAGGCGACCGGGCTGAAGCCCTATTTCATGAACTCGATCCTGATGGTGGTGCCCGCCGTGGCGATCTCGACCGTGCTGGGGGCGATGAACGGCTATATTCTGACGAAATGGCAGTTCCGCGGATCGAATATCTTGTTCGGGCTGATGCTGTTTTCCTGCTTCATTCCGTTCCAGATCGTGCTGATCCCGATGGCGCGGGTTATGGGGACCATCGGGCTGGCGGGCACGACCTCGGGTCTGATCCTTGTTCATGTGGTTTACGGGATCGGGTTTTCGACCCTGTATTTCCGCAATTACTACGCCGCCTTCCCGACCGAACTGGTCCGCGCGGCAATGATGGACGGGGCAGGGTTCTTCCGCATTTTCTGGCGGATCATGCTGCCCGTGTCAGGTCCGATCGCGGTGGTCTGCATCATCTGGCAGTTCACAAATATCTGGAACGACTTCCTGTTCGGCGCGTCCTTCGCCGACCTGGATTCCATGCCGATGACCGTGGCGCTGAACAACCTCGTAAACAGCTCCACCGGCGTCAAAGCCTATAATGTCGATTTCGCCGGCGCGATCCTGGCAGCACTTCCAACGCTGCTCGTTTATATCGTCGCGGGCCGCTATTTCGTGCGCGGTCTGATGGCCGGCTCAGTGAAGGGATAA
- a CDS encoding ABC transporter substrate-binding protein translates to MRLKLKLAGTAAVALGLTASAVSAADVEVQHWWTAGGEAAALNVLKENLEAQGIGWQDMPVAGGGGEAAMTALRARVTSGNPPTAVQMLGFDILDWVDQGDVLADLNEAAEAENWDEVIPEAIQKFSKPNGNWIAAPVNVHSTNWVWANKAMLDELGIAQPTTWDEFIAALQTVKDSGKVALAHGGQPWQEATIFDSAVLASGGPEFYQASMIDLDPEALNSPEMVDAFNKMGQLREFVDENFSGRDWNLASAMVINDEAAFQIMGDWAKGEFLRADMVPGEDFLCFRVPGTEGVVTFNSDQFVMFRQDDEEARAAQLAMAKAAESPEFQAAFNQVKGSVPARTDVSADGFDACGQQGMKDLAAASENGTLLGSMGHGHANPASVKNAMYDVITAHFNGEYSSEEAAEELLNAVEGAM, encoded by the coding sequence ATGCGTTTGAAACTGAAACTGGCCGGAACGGCTGCGGTGGCGCTCGGGCTGACGGCAAGTGCTGTAAGCGCGGCCGATGTCGAGGTGCAGCACTGGTGGACCGCCGGTGGTGAGGCTGCGGCGCTGAATGTGCTGAAGGAAAATCTGGAAGCTCAGGGAATCGGCTGGCAGGACATGCCCGTCGCCGGGGGCGGCGGTGAGGCCGCGATGACCGCGCTGCGGGCGCGTGTAACCTCGGGCAACCCGCCGACTGCCGTGCAGATGCTGGGTTTCGACATTCTCGACTGGGTCGATCAGGGCGATGTTCTGGCCGATCTGAACGAAGCCGCCGAGGCCGAGAACTGGGATGAGGTCATCCCGGAAGCGATCCAGAAATTCTCGAAGCCGAACGGCAACTGGATTGCGGCGCCGGTCAATGTTCACTCGACCAACTGGGTCTGGGCGAACAAGGCCATGCTGGACGAACTGGGAATCGCGCAGCCGACCACCTGGGACGAATTCATCGCCGCCCTTCAGACGGTGAAGGATTCGGGCAAGGTCGCTCTGGCGCATGGCGGTCAGCCCTGGCAGGAAGCGACGATTTTCGACAGCGCCGTGCTGGCCTCTGGCGGGCCGGAATTCTATCAGGCCTCGATGATCGATCTCGACCCTGAGGCGCTGAACTCGCCCGAGATGGTCGACGCGTTCAACAAGATGGGCCAGCTTCGTGAATTCGTGGACGAGAATTTCTCGGGCCGCGACTGGAACCTCGCCTCGGCGATGGTGATCAATGACGAGGCCGCCTTCCAGATCATGGGCGACTGGGCCAAGGGCGAATTCCTGCGCGCCGATATGGTGCCGGGCGAGGATTTCCTGTGTTTCCGCGTGCCGGGAACGGAGGGCGTCGTGACCTTCAACAGCGACCAGTTCGTCATGTTCCGTCAGGACGACGAAGAGGCCCGCGCGGCTCAGCTTGCAATGGCGAAAGCGGCCGAATCGCCCGAGTTCCAGGCGGCGTTCAATCAGGTGAAGGGCTCGGTTCCTGCGCGGACCGACGTGTCGGCTGACGGGTTCGACGCCTGCGGACAGCAGGGCATGAAGGATCTGGCCGCTGCATCCGAAAACGGCACGCTGCTTGGCTCGATGGGGCATGGCCATGCCAACCCCGCCTCGGTCAAGAACGCGATGTATGACGTGATCACCGCGCATTTCAACGGCGAGTACAGCAGCGAGGAAGCTGCCGAGGAACTGCTCAACGCCGTAGAAGGCGCGATGTAA
- a CDS encoding FAD-dependent oxidoreductase encodes MDADLVIIGSGMGGATLAAALAPSGKRILVIEAGERLQDSPDARDGYAIHGRGVFRPDETWLDGQGDAFSPGNFYYVGGNSKFYGAVLLRYREADFSPIRHIGGTTPGWPVSYAEIETWYQAAEQMYRVRGNASDDPTEPPHSGSYPFPSVPDEPEIADLRTRLRRIGLHPSYLPLGVDLDRWLERANTGWDGYPDTNGGKMDAETIGMAEALRHPNVTLLTGTRAELLECGTDGRIGAVRVTGPEGPGRIEAPLFALAAGAVNTAALLLRSADEEHPVGLANRSDQLGRNFMNHNCSAVLAIHPFRRNRSIYQKTLMVNDFYETGGPQGEPLGNIQMLGRVTGPILAAGSGLPLPLARIISSRALDLYAMSEDLPDPESRVTLRGDRIVLDWKRSNWDAHLALVARLKSELRRAGYPLVLSKPFDRRTPSHQCGTARMGRDPGSSVTDIYGRTHDHPNLFITDASILPTSAAVNPALTIAALSLRAADHISGKDWA; translated from the coding sequence ATGGACGCGGATCTTGTCATTATCGGATCGGGGATGGGCGGCGCCACGCTTGCCGCCGCTCTGGCCCCCTCGGGCAAGCGCATCCTCGTCATCGAGGCCGGAGAGCGTTTGCAGGACAGTCCCGATGCCCGCGACGGATATGCGATTCACGGGCGCGGCGTGTTCCGTCCGGATGAGACCTGGCTGGACGGGCAGGGCGACGCGTTCAGCCCCGGCAATTTCTATTATGTCGGCGGGAACTCGAAATTCTACGGCGCGGTGCTGCTGCGCTACCGTGAGGCGGATTTCAGCCCGATCCGGCATATTGGCGGCACGACGCCGGGCTGGCCTGTTTCTTATGCCGAGATAGAGACATGGTATCAGGCTGCGGAACAGATGTACCGGGTCCGGGGCAACGCCTCGGACGATCCGACCGAGCCGCCCCATTCCGGCAGCTATCCCTTCCCGTCGGTTCCCGATGAACCCGAAATCGCCGATCTGCGCACCCGCCTGCGCCGGATCGGGCTACATCCCTCATATCTGCCCTTGGGGGTTGATCTTGATCGTTGGTTGGAACGTGCCAATACCGGATGGGACGGCTATCCCGACACGAATGGCGGCAAGATGGATGCCGAGACGATCGGCATGGCCGAGGCATTGCGGCACCCGAATGTGACCCTGCTGACCGGCACTCGGGCGGAGTTGCTGGAATGCGGCACTGACGGGCGGATCGGAGCGGTGCGTGTCACCGGCCCGGAGGGTCCGGGGCGGATCGAAGCGCCGCTCTTCGCGCTTGCCGCCGGGGCGGTGAATACGGCCGCGCTGCTGCTGCGCTCGGCGGATGAGGAGCATCCGGTCGGGCTGGCGAACCGCTCGGATCAGCTTGGCCGGAATTTCATGAACCATAATTGCTCGGCGGTACTGGCGATCCACCCGTTCCGGCGCAATCGCAGCATCTATCAGAAAACGCTGATGGTGAATGATTTCTACGAAACCGGAGGCCCGCAGGGCGAGCCTCTGGGCAATATCCAGATGCTGGGACGCGTCACCGGCCCGATCCTTGCCGCCGGATCGGGCCTGCCGCTGCCACTGGCGCGGATTATCTCGTCCCGTGCGCTGGATCTTTACGCTATGTCAGAGGATCTGCCCGATCCCGAAAGCCGCGTCACCCTTCGGGGCGACCGGATCGTGCTGGACTGGAAACGGTCGAACTGGGATGCGCATCTGGCGCTTGTCGCGCGGCTGAAAAGCGAATTGCGGCGGGCGGGCTATCCTCTGGTGCTGTCGAAACCCTTCGATCGCCGGACCCCCTCGCATCAATGCGGGACCGCGAGGATGGGCCGCGATCCGGGCAGCAGCGTGACGGATATCTATGGGCGGACGCATGATCATCCAAACCTGTTCATCACAGATGCAAGCATTCTGCCGACCTCGGCGGCGGTCAATCCAGCGCTGACCATTGCCGCGCTGTCCTTGCGGGCGGCGGATCACATCAGCGGAAAGGACTGGGCATGA